A window of Pseudomonas mucidolens contains these coding sequences:
- a CDS encoding AraC family transcriptional regulator — MNSQLNELRALATKAENRRTETGIPRVAMVQGEVPEHLLAAVYDPMINLILQGSKSMTVGDRTLRYDPATYFVMSIELPAVGKVHPAVTGEPYLAVSLTLDPAILAMLLADLPKPAKRFEQDAGFSVAAVTPELMDAWVRMLRLMERPQDITALAPAYEREILYRVLQGPHGWMLREIAAPDTAMARVSLAIQWIRRDFAEPIRVDDLAEKAAMSVSAFHRHFKAVTNLSPLQYQKRVRLLQARTLLVASAKSVTTAAFEVGYESPTQFSRDYARVFGLPPARDAARILAETRA, encoded by the coding sequence ATGAATAGTCAACTGAACGAACTCAGAGCACTGGCCACCAAAGCCGAAAACCGGCGTACGGAGACTGGCATTCCCCGTGTAGCCATGGTCCAGGGCGAAGTGCCTGAGCATTTGTTGGCCGCCGTGTACGACCCGATGATTAATCTGATTTTGCAGGGCAGTAAGTCAATGACCGTTGGCGACCGCACGTTGCGCTACGACCCAGCGACTTACTTTGTGATGTCCATCGAGTTGCCAGCAGTGGGCAAGGTTCACCCCGCCGTCACTGGCGAGCCTTACCTGGCCGTCAGTCTGACGCTGGATCCCGCGATTCTCGCCATGTTGCTGGCGGACCTGCCCAAACCTGCCAAACGTTTTGAACAGGACGCTGGATTTTCAGTAGCCGCCGTTACGCCCGAACTGATGGATGCTTGGGTGCGTATGTTGCGGTTGATGGAACGTCCGCAGGACATCACCGCGCTGGCGCCGGCGTACGAGCGAGAAATTCTCTACCGCGTATTGCAAGGCCCTCACGGTTGGATGCTGCGAGAAATCGCGGCGCCGGATACTGCTATGGCCCGTGTAAGCCTCGCCATCCAGTGGATTCGTCGCGACTTCGCCGAGCCCATTCGGGTCGATGATTTGGCTGAGAAAGCGGCGATGAGCGTGTCGGCCTTCCACCGCCACTTCAAAGCGGTGACCAACTTGAGTCCGTTGCAGTATCAGAAGCGCGTACGGCTGCTCCAGGCCCGCACGCTGTTGGTGGCCAGCGCCAAGAGCGTCACCACAGCAGCCTTTGAAGTGGGCTATGAAAGCCCCACCCAGTTCAGCCGCGACTACGCCCGTGTTTTTGGCTTGCCACCTGCACGAGATGCCGCGCGGATTTTGGCTGAAACACGGGCTTAA
- a CDS encoding SDR family oxidoreductase, whose amino-acid sequence MSKSLAGKVALVTGGSRGIGAAIAKRLAAEGADVAFSYAKSSEHASVVAHYIESLGVQALALVADQSDASAVAAMVNRVHAHFGRLDILVNSAGVFVTGVIGDPQADIAELDRQQAVNVGGVVAAVRAAVPLLADAGRIVSIGTMFASRAPFPGIADYAASKAAVAAYSRGWARDLGGRHITVNTVQPGPINTQMNPETSDVAAMVKQMTALGRYGQPEEVAGAVAFLVGPDAAYITGATLNVDGGQNS is encoded by the coding sequence ATGAGCAAATCCCTGGCAGGTAAAGTTGCATTGGTCACCGGTGGGTCACGTGGCATCGGTGCCGCCATTGCCAAACGTCTGGCCGCCGAAGGCGCTGATGTGGCGTTCAGCTACGCCAAGTCATCGGAGCATGCCAGCGTGGTGGCCCATTACATCGAATCACTGGGTGTGCAGGCGTTGGCCCTGGTTGCCGATCAAAGTGATGCAAGCGCGGTCGCCGCCATGGTCAACCGCGTGCACGCGCACTTTGGTCGTTTGGATATTCTGGTGAACAGCGCTGGCGTGTTTGTCACTGGAGTGATTGGAGATCCGCAGGCGGATATTGCCGAGCTTGACCGCCAGCAAGCCGTCAATGTCGGTGGCGTGGTCGCTGCCGTTCGTGCGGCGGTGCCGCTGCTGGCTGATGCTGGGCGGATCGTTTCCATCGGCACCATGTTCGCCAGTCGTGCGCCTTTTCCAGGTATCGCCGACTACGCCGCGAGCAAGGCGGCGGTAGCTGCCTATAGCCGTGGTTGGGCACGCGATCTGGGTGGGCGTCATATCACCGTCAATACCGTGCAACCGGGCCCGATCAATACCCAGATGAATCCTGAGACCAGCGACGTGGCCGCCATGGTTAAACAAATGACGGCACTGGGACGCTACGGTCAGCCCGAAGAAGTGGCCGGCGCTGTGGCGTTTTTGGTAGGGCCTGACGCGGCCTATATCACTGGCGCCACCTTGAATGTGGATGGTGGCCAAAACAGTTAA